In Simplicispira sp. 125, one DNA window encodes the following:
- a CDS encoding cytochrome D1 domain-containing protein, which yields MKRRDCLALMGASSLLAGCAGLPAATGTGDLGVVVARATGTLAIVNTSERKVLAEVQGLGDLSHASVVFSRDGRYAYVFGRDGALTKVDLLTRRTVGRVMQAGNSIGGAISADGSMVVAQNYTPGGIKAFDAATLTLLADIPAEYAPGKLSRVVGLVDLPGRRFAYSLFDADEIWISDLSTPAQPRTTRLRNIGHQPYDALVTPNGRHYIAGLFGEDGLAMVDLWEEKPQVRRILGGYGRGQEPLPVYKMPHLRGWAVAGRRAYLPAIGRHEVLVVDTDTWQEVGRIPVAGQPVFVMARPDGRQVWVNFSVPDYHRVQVIDTTTQKIVRTLEPGKAVLHMEFTPRGESVWISSRDDHRVSVIDTQTFATQATMTIDSPSGIFFTSRAARLGF from the coding sequence ATGAAACGCCGCGACTGCCTTGCCCTGATGGGCGCATCTTCTTTGCTCGCCGGCTGCGCCGGTCTGCCTGCCGCCACCGGTACGGGCGACCTGGGCGTGGTCGTTGCCCGCGCCACGGGAACGCTGGCCATCGTCAACACCAGTGAACGCAAGGTGCTGGCCGAGGTACAAGGGCTGGGCGACCTCTCGCACGCCTCGGTGGTGTTCTCTCGCGACGGCCGTTACGCCTATGTGTTTGGGCGCGACGGCGCACTCACCAAGGTGGATCTGCTCACCCGCCGCACCGTTGGCCGTGTGATGCAGGCGGGCAATTCGATTGGCGGCGCCATCAGCGCCGACGGCAGCATGGTCGTAGCGCAAAACTACACCCCGGGCGGTATCAAGGCGTTTGATGCCGCAACGCTGACTCTGTTGGCAGACATTCCGGCCGAATATGCACCGGGCAAGCTCTCGCGCGTGGTCGGCCTGGTGGACCTGCCAGGGCGCCGCTTTGCCTACAGCCTGTTCGATGCCGACGAGATCTGGATCAGTGACCTGTCTACCCCCGCGCAGCCGCGCACCACGCGGCTGCGCAACATCGGCCACCAGCCGTACGACGCGCTCGTCACCCCCAATGGCCGCCACTACATCGCCGGGCTGTTTGGCGAAGACGGCCTCGCCATGGTGGACCTGTGGGAGGAAAAGCCCCAGGTGCGCCGCATCCTGGGCGGCTACGGCCGGGGCCAGGAGCCGCTGCCGGTCTACAAGATGCCGCACCTGCGCGGCTGGGCCGTGGCCGGGCGCCGCGCCTACCTGCCCGCCATCGGCCGCCACGAGGTGCTGGTGGTGGACACCGACACCTGGCAGGAGGTGGGCCGCATCCCGGTGGCGGGCCAGCCCGTGTTCGTAATGGCGCGGCCCGACGGCCGCCAGGTGTGGGTGAACTTCTCGGTGCCCGACTACCACCGTGTGCAGGTCATCGACACCACCACGCAAAAAATCGTGCGCACCTTGGAACCCGGCAAGGCCGTGCTGCACATGGAGTTCACGCCGCGCGGCGAATCGGTGTGGATCAGCTCGCGCGACGACCACCGCGTCAGCGTGATCGACACGCAGACCTTCGCCACCCAGGCGACCATGACCATCGATTCGCCCAGCGGCATCTTCTTCACGTCGCGCGCCGCGCGGCTGGGCTTTTGA
- a CDS encoding Lrp/AsnC family transcriptional regulator, giving the protein MQAHAAQRLALLNPWQRGFPLVREPFAHIGATLNLSAVEVLDSYARLQKEGALSRIGGVFAGNAGGAALLAAMAVPPERLDAVAALVSSHPGVNHNYQREHRNNLWFVMTGHDDAAVHSAMASLEEATELSALQLRMQRAYRIDLGFDLRERTAPAPMAAAPEATPVAEADRPLAALLEAGVPLVPRPFDDWAQALGRTPASVLATLQQWLDQGTLRRIGAIVRHHELGFDANAMTVFDIPDAAVDRCGEALARETGVTLAYRRERAEGWPYNLYCMVHGRDRAAVLEVIARAMGNAGLAHYPHEVLFSCRRFKQTGPRRFRALPTATAPDAALPEVLDAVAG; this is encoded by the coding sequence ATGCAAGCCCACGCGGCACAGCGCCTCGCGCTGCTCAACCCCTGGCAGCGCGGCTTTCCGCTGGTGCGCGAGCCTTTTGCGCACATCGGCGCCACGCTGAATCTCTCCGCTGTGGAGGTACTGGACAGCTACGCCCGGCTGCAGAAAGAAGGCGCCCTGAGCCGCATCGGCGGCGTGTTCGCGGGCAATGCTGGCGGCGCCGCCCTGCTGGCCGCCATGGCCGTGCCGCCCGAGCGGCTGGACGCTGTGGCAGCCCTCGTTTCCAGCCACCCAGGCGTCAACCACAACTACCAGCGCGAGCACCGCAACAACCTGTGGTTCGTGATGACGGGGCACGACGATGCCGCTGTGCACAGCGCCATGGCATCGCTCGAAGAAGCCACGGAATTGAGCGCCTTGCAACTGCGCATGCAACGCGCTTACCGCATTGACCTGGGTTTCGATCTGCGCGAACGCACCGCCCCGGCGCCCATGGCGGCCGCCCCCGAAGCCACGCCAGTGGCCGAGGCCGACCGCCCGCTGGCGGCCTTGTTGGAAGCCGGGGTACCGCTGGTGCCGCGCCCCTTCGACGATTGGGCGCAGGCGCTGGGCCGAACGCCCGCCTCGGTGCTGGCGACGCTGCAGCAATGGCTGGACCAGGGCACGCTGCGGCGCATCGGCGCCATCGTGCGCCACCACGAACTGGGCTTTGACGCCAACGCCATGACGGTGTTCGATATTCCCGACGCCGCAGTGGACCGGTGCGGCGAGGCCCTGGCGCGCGAAACCGGCGTGACGCTGGCCTACCGACGCGAGCGCGCCGAGGGCTGGCCCTACAACCTGTACTGCATGGTGCATGGCCGCGACCGTGCGGCGGTGCTGGAGGTGATCGCACGCGCGATGGGCAACGCAGGCCTGGCGCACTATCCGCACGAGGTGCTGTTCTCCTGCCGCCGCTTCAAGCAGACCGGCCCCCGGCGCTTCCGCGCCCTGCCCACCGCCACGGCACCGGACGCCGCCCTACCGGAGGTGCTTGATGCTGTCGCCGGATGA
- a CDS encoding Lrp/AsnC family transcriptional regulator translates to MLSPDDARLLERLHGDLPLTERPFADVAFEFGWTEDYVIGRLSALLDSGMLTRFGPLFQIERAGGLFVLAAMAVPEERYEAVTAQVNAHPEIAHNYRRDHALNMWFVLGTETPAQCAAAIERIEAETGLPVLDFPKEREFFVELKLPLTSGVQHGA, encoded by the coding sequence ATGCTGTCGCCGGATGATGCCCGCCTGCTCGAGCGCCTGCACGGCGACCTGCCGCTGACCGAGCGGCCCTTCGCCGATGTGGCGTTTGAGTTCGGCTGGACCGAGGACTACGTGATCGGTCGGCTCTCGGCCCTGCTGGACAGCGGCATGCTCACGCGCTTCGGTCCGCTGTTCCAGATCGAGCGCGCGGGCGGCCTGTTCGTGCTGGCCGCCATGGCCGTCCCCGAGGAGCGCTACGAGGCCGTCACGGCCCAGGTCAACGCCCACCCCGAGATCGCGCACAACTACCGGCGCGACCATGCGCTCAACATGTGGTTCGTGCTCGGCACCGAAACCCCGGCGCAGTGTGCCGCCGCCATTGAACGCATCGAGGCCGAAACGGGCCTCCCCGTGCTGGACTTCCCGAAGGAGCGCGAGTTCTTCGTCGAACTCAAGCTCCCCCTCACGAGCGGAGTGCAGCATGGCGCTTGA
- a CDS encoding AsnC family transcriptional regulator, protein MALDDFDRQLIAATQGGLPLVPRPYDAVGQQLGVSGQQVRERLAQMIESGLIRRIGAVPNHYRLGFTANGMSVWDVDDALVDQLGERIGQLPGVSHCYRRPRHLPKASPGRSQDAESPSGGDGVQSTPTGGIYWPYNLFAMLHGRTRAEVEQQAEQVRALLGAACTGHDILYSTAILKKTGLRLKES, encoded by the coding sequence ATGGCGCTTGACGATTTCGACCGCCAGCTGATCGCCGCCACCCAGGGCGGCCTGCCGCTGGTGCCGCGCCCCTACGACGCCGTGGGGCAACAGCTCGGCGTCTCGGGCCAGCAGGTGCGCGAGCGCCTGGCGCAGATGATCGAGAGCGGACTCATCCGCCGCATCGGCGCCGTACCCAACCACTACCGCCTGGGCTTCACGGCCAACGGCATGAGCGTCTGGGACGTGGACGACGCGCTGGTGGACCAGCTCGGCGAACGCATCGGCCAGCTGCCCGGCGTGAGCCACTGCTACCGCCGCCCGCGCCACCTGCCCAAGGCATCGCCGGGCCGCTCCCAAGATGCCGAGTCCCCCTCGGGAGGAGACGGTGTGCAAAGCACACCGACAGGGGGCATTTACTGGCCATACAACCTTTTCGCCATGCTGCATGGCCGCACGCGCGCCGAAGTCGAACAGCAGGCCGAGCAGGTGCGTGCACTCCTGGGCGCGGCCTGCACGGGCCACGACATTCTTTACTCCACCGCGATCCTGAAAAAAACCGGATTGCGACTCAAGGAAAGCTGA
- the nirJ gene encoding heme d1 biosynthesis radical SAM protein NirJ, which yields MFRISQYMRELAQAEKTGQYPQAVHARRGSGGAPGPVVIWNLIRRCNLTCKHCYALSADHDYEGELSTQEVFGVMDDLKGYRVPVLILSGGEPLMRPDIFEIAERAKAMKFYTGLSTNGTLIDEAMANRIAAMGFDYVGISLDGLRETHDHFRRLDGAFDRSLAAVRYLHQRGVKVGLRFTMTAMNAHDFPALLDLMRQEAVDKFYFSHLNYAGRGNIHRGKDAQFQATRDALDLLFERAWQSALEGREEDYVTGNNDADGPYLIQWVRERMPQWEAPLRERLIAWGGNSSGVNVANIDNLGSVHPDTMWWHHDLGNVRQRPFSAIWPDTSEPLMAGLKAHPRPVGGRCAQCHYFDVCGGNTRVRAQQLTGDAWAEDPGCYLRDDEIGLEAGSDAQRVTLTPFGHRRRTIDIRVEAENA from the coding sequence ATGTTCCGCATCAGCCAATACATGCGCGAGCTCGCGCAAGCCGAAAAAACCGGCCAGTACCCGCAGGCCGTGCACGCACGCCGGGGCAGCGGCGGTGCCCCCGGCCCGGTCGTTATTTGGAACCTGATCCGCCGCTGCAACCTGACCTGCAAGCACTGCTACGCGCTCTCAGCCGACCACGACTACGAGGGCGAGTTGTCCACGCAGGAGGTGTTTGGCGTGATGGACGACCTCAAGGGCTACCGTGTGCCGGTGCTCATCCTCTCGGGCGGCGAGCCTTTGATGCGGCCCGACATCTTCGAGATCGCCGAGCGCGCCAAGGCGATGAAGTTCTACACGGGCCTGTCGACCAACGGCACGCTGATCGACGAAGCCATGGCCAACCGCATCGCCGCCATGGGCTTCGACTACGTGGGCATCAGCCTCGATGGACTGCGCGAGACACACGACCATTTCCGCCGCCTCGATGGCGCGTTCGACCGCAGCCTGGCTGCTGTGCGCTACCTGCACCAGCGCGGCGTGAAGGTGGGCCTGCGCTTCACCATGACGGCCATGAACGCGCACGACTTCCCGGCGCTGCTCGACCTGATGCGCCAGGAGGCCGTGGACAAGTTCTATTTTTCGCACCTCAACTACGCCGGGCGCGGCAACATCCACCGCGGCAAGGACGCGCAGTTCCAGGCCACGCGCGACGCGCTCGACCTGCTGTTCGAGCGCGCCTGGCAGTCCGCTCTGGAGGGCCGCGAGGAAGACTACGTGACCGGCAACAACGACGCCGACGGCCCCTATCTGATTCAGTGGGTGCGCGAGCGCATGCCGCAGTGGGAGGCGCCGCTGCGCGAACGCCTCATCGCCTGGGGCGGCAACTCCAGCGGCGTGAACGTGGCCAACATCGACAACCTGGGCAGCGTGCACCCCGACACCATGTGGTGGCACCACGACCTGGGCAATGTGCGCCAGCGGCCCTTCTCGGCCATCTGGCCCGACACCTCCGAGCCGCTGATGGCCGGCCTCAAGGCGCACCCGCGCCCCGTGGGCGGGCGCTGCGCGCAGTGCCACTACTTTGACGTATGCGGCGGGAACACCCGCGTGCGCGCCCAGCAGCTTACGGGCGACGCCTGGGCCGAGGACCCCGGCTGCTACCTGCGCGACGACGAGATCGGGCTGGAGGCCGGCAGCGATGCACAGCGCGTGACCCTCACGCCCTTTGGCCACCGCCGCCGCACCATCGACATCCGTGTGGAGGCTGAAAATGCGTAA
- a CDS encoding nitrite reductase → MGADMAQAQAPATTAPVDAAALYAMHCASCHGTQRTGGMGPALLPESLERLRKPEALRVIQQGRPATQMPGFADTLSAAEVTALAAWVYQPVTPAPAWSDNDIRASRTETAGARDLPARPAWKADPMNIFLVVEGGDHHVSVLDGDRFEVIHRFASRYALHGGPKFTPDGRFVFFGSRDGWITKYDLWNLTVVAEVRAGLNMRNVAVSGDGRWVMAANYLPRTAVLFDADLQLVKRFDATTLDGKSASRVSAVYDAAPRHSFVLALKDIPEVWEISYDPKAGPIYDGLVHDYKMGEAIAKTGYQNVRRTPLDEPLDDFFFDQSYKNVLGSTRPKPGAAGGAPTAQVVNLDVRRKIAELPIAGMPHLGSGITFAWNGTTVLASPNLKDGAIDVIDMKTWKTVKTIPTPGPGFFIRSHENTPYAWADSMMDPKSKDTLTLIDKKTLAPVASLREPGRTLAHTEFTKDGRYALVSVWEGDGAIIVFDAQTLKEVKRLPMNKPVGKYNVWNKITRSEGTSH, encoded by the coding sequence ATGGGCGCGGACATGGCCCAAGCCCAGGCGCCTGCCACCACCGCGCCCGTGGACGCCGCTGCGCTCTACGCCATGCACTGCGCCAGCTGCCATGGCACGCAGCGCACCGGTGGCATGGGCCCGGCGCTGTTGCCTGAGAGCCTGGAGCGGCTGCGCAAGCCCGAGGCCCTGCGCGTGATCCAGCAAGGCCGCCCGGCCACGCAAATGCCGGGCTTTGCCGACACCCTGTCCGCCGCCGAAGTGACGGCCCTGGCCGCCTGGGTGTACCAACCCGTGACCCCGGCCCCGGCCTGGAGCGACAACGACATTCGCGCCTCGCGCACCGAGACCGCAGGCGCGCGCGATCTTCCGGCCCGGCCGGCCTGGAAGGCCGACCCGATGAACATCTTTCTGGTGGTGGAGGGCGGCGACCACCATGTCTCGGTGCTCGACGGCGACCGCTTCGAGGTCATCCACCGCTTTGCCAGCCGCTACGCGCTGCACGGCGGCCCCAAATTCACGCCCGACGGGCGCTTTGTGTTTTTTGGCTCGCGCGACGGCTGGATCACCAAGTACGACCTGTGGAACCTTACCGTGGTGGCCGAGGTGCGCGCCGGGCTGAACATGCGCAACGTGGCCGTCAGCGGCGACGGGCGCTGGGTCATGGCGGCCAACTATCTGCCGCGCACCGCCGTACTGTTCGACGCGGACCTGCAGCTCGTCAAGCGCTTCGACGCCACCACGCTCGATGGCAAGAGCGCCTCGCGCGTCTCGGCGGTGTACGACGCAGCGCCGCGCCACAGTTTTGTGCTGGCGCTCAAGGACATCCCCGAGGTCTGGGAAATCTCCTACGACCCCAAGGCCGGCCCGATTTACGACGGTCTGGTGCACGACTACAAGATGGGCGAGGCCATCGCCAAAACAGGCTACCAGAACGTGCGCCGCACACCGCTGGACGAGCCGCTGGACGACTTCTTCTTCGACCAGAGCTACAAAAACGTGCTCGGCTCCACGCGCCCCAAGCCGGGTGCGGCCGGGGGCGCGCCCACGGCGCAGGTTGTCAACCTGGACGTGCGCCGCAAGATCGCCGAGCTGCCGATTGCAGGCATGCCGCACCTGGGCTCGGGCATCACGTTTGCGTGGAACGGCACCACCGTGCTGGCCAGCCCCAACCTGAAGGACGGCGCCATCGACGTGATCGACATGAAGACCTGGAAAACCGTCAAGACCATTCCCACGCCCGGCCCCGGTTTCTTTATCCGCAGCCACGAGAACACGCCCTATGCCTGGGCAGATTCGATGATGGATCCCAAGTCCAAAGACACGCTGACGCTGATCGACAAGAAAACTTTGGCGCCCGTTGCGAGCCTGCGCGAACCTGGCCGCACGCTGGCGCACACCGAATTCACCAAGGATGGCCGCTATGCCCTGGTGAGTGTGTGGGAGGGCGACGGCGCGATCATCGTGTTCGACGCGCAAACGCTCAAAGAGGTCAAGCGCCTGCCCATGAACAAGCCTGTGGGCAAATACAACGTGTGGAACAAGATCACCCGCTCGGAAGGCACGTCGCACTGA
- a CDS encoding ABC transporter ATP-binding protein, with protein MAAPSKTDALIALSGIKKSYNIGRPSEAEVLHGLDLQVAVGEFIALMGPSGSGKSTLLNILGLLEPATAGEYHLQGTAVQNLQDAELTLLRRHTLGFVFQFHHLLPAFSALENVTLPALMGEGRVSKEQRERARSLLDAVGLAHAMDKRPGELSGGMQQRVAIARALVLNPPLVLADEPTGNLDTASSAEVFALLRRIHEERGTTFIVVTHDPRLAARCDRLVELVDGKIARDETIAEGVEPVPSVPPALHPSTVA; from the coding sequence ATGGCCGCGCCGTCCAAAACCGATGCGCTGATTGCGCTCTCCGGCATCAAGAAGAGCTACAACATCGGCCGTCCGAGCGAAGCCGAGGTGCTGCACGGGCTGGACTTGCAGGTGGCGGTGGGTGAATTTATTGCGTTGATGGGCCCCTCGGGGTCCGGCAAGAGCACGCTGCTGAACATCCTGGGCCTGCTGGAGCCCGCCACCGCAGGCGAGTACCACTTGCAGGGCACAGCAGTGCAAAACCTGCAGGATGCAGAGTTGACCTTGTTGCGGCGGCATACGCTGGGCTTCGTGTTCCAGTTCCACCACCTGCTCCCGGCTTTCTCGGCACTGGAGAATGTGACGCTGCCTGCGCTGATGGGAGAGGGTCGGGTGAGCAAAGAGCAGCGTGAGCGTGCTCGCAGCTTGCTGGACGCCGTGGGCCTGGCCCATGCCATGGACAAGCGGCCAGGAGAACTCTCGGGCGGCATGCAGCAGCGCGTTGCGATTGCCCGTGCCCTGGTGCTCAATCCGCCGCTGGTGCTGGCCGACGAGCCCACCGGCAACCTCGATACCGCATCGTCGGCCGAGGTGTTTGCGCTGCTGCGCCGTATCCATGAAGAGCGCGGCACCACCTTCATCGTGGTCACGCACGACCCGCGTCTGGCGGCGCGCTGCGACCGGTTGGTGGAACTGGTAGACGGCAAGATCGCGCGCGACGAAACCATTGCCGAGGGCGTGGAGCCTGTCCCCAGCGTTCCTCCAGCGTTGCACCCGTCAACGGTTGCTTGA
- a CDS encoding FtsX-like permease family protein — MLRWPGFELRVALRFLREGRMQTVLIIVGVAAGVAVIAYISALINGLQSNTLAKTLGAQAHITLKAPDDLVLPAALAPAGTTVLSETQPRAQRLRSVANWQALVPLLENLPNVAGVSPMVSGAGLALRGEAVQAIALMGVDLDRYDRVVGLRSKVVSGTARLEPGESILGRELAQDLGVRVGDRLTVQTGQRSESLRVTALVDLGVKDLNRRTVIVPLRAGQNLLALPGGATSLDLTLGDVWVAQVMARNLRAQFPYKIESWQESNAQLVSALNAQSISTSIIRGVVLAVVVLGIASVLVVSVVQKRREIGILRAMGATRGQVMRVFLVQGAVVGAVGSLLGLLLAVALIFVFTRFVRGSDGLPLFSIGLPLGTALQVAVIATVCGVVAAIAPARSASRLDPAQAIRI, encoded by the coding sequence ATGCTGCGCTGGCCCGGTTTCGAGCTCCGCGTAGCGCTGCGCTTTCTGCGCGAGGGCCGCATGCAGACGGTGCTGATCATTGTGGGCGTGGCCGCGGGTGTGGCGGTGATTGCCTATATCTCGGCGCTGATCAATGGCCTGCAGTCCAACACCCTGGCCAAGACGCTGGGCGCGCAGGCGCACATCACGCTCAAGGCCCCCGACGATCTGGTCTTGCCCGCTGCTTTGGCGCCAGCGGGGACCACGGTGCTCAGCGAAACCCAGCCGCGTGCCCAGCGCCTGCGCTCGGTCGCCAACTGGCAGGCGCTGGTACCGCTCCTTGAGAACCTGCCCAATGTGGCCGGGGTTTCGCCCATGGTCTCGGGCGCGGGGTTGGCGCTGCGTGGCGAAGCGGTGCAGGCCATTGCGCTCATGGGCGTAGACCTGGACCGCTATGACCGCGTCGTGGGCCTGCGCAGCAAGGTGGTGAGCGGCACGGCCCGGCTGGAGCCGGGCGAGTCCATCCTGGGCCGCGAGCTGGCGCAGGACTTGGGCGTGCGTGTGGGCGACCGGCTCACGGTGCAGACCGGTCAGCGCAGCGAGTCGCTGCGCGTCACCGCCTTGGTGGACCTGGGCGTGAAGGACTTGAACCGCCGCACCGTCATCGTGCCGCTGCGCGCCGGGCAAAACCTGCTGGCGCTGCCCGGCGGCGCCACCAGCCTCGACCTGACGCTGGGCGACGTTTGGGTGGCGCAGGTGATGGCGCGCAATCTGCGCGCACAGTTCCCCTACAAGATCGAGAGCTGGCAGGAGAGCAATGCCCAGCTTGTCTCTGCGCTCAACGCCCAGTCCATCAGTACCAGCATCATCCGCGGCGTGGTGCTGGCCGTGGTGGTGTTGGGCATCGCCAGCGTGCTGGTGGTTTCCGTCGTGCAAAAGCGCCGTGAAATCGGCATCCTGCGTGCCATGGGCGCAACCCGCGGACAGGTCATGCGGGTGTTTCTGGTGCAGGGCGCCGTGGTAGGCGCAGTCGGCTCTCTGCTGGGGTTGCTGCTCGCCGTGGCGCTCATCTTCGTCTTCACCCGTTTTGTGCGTGGGTCCGACGGTTTGCCGCTGTTTTCCATTGGCCTGCCGCTTGGCACGGCGCTGCAGGTTGCAGTGATTGCCACCGTGTGCGGCGTGGTGGCCGCCATTGCCCCCGCACGCAGCGCCTCCCGGCTGGACCCGGCGCAGGCCATCCGTATCTGA
- a CDS encoding efflux RND transporter periplasmic adaptor subunit, whose protein sequence is MTLPRRGLWLGAALLLGASVLAGSTWLRGPQVDVIEVRRAPLVRTLQFSARVATLSRVDVGSTVTGRVAEVRVLEGAAVRAGDVLVQLEDQEWRAALAQAQAAESQARAHLTGLRSSARTATRAALAQAQATQRAAQAVLVRAQQLVAQGFYSAAQLDEASRAATVAQEQVRSASAQVQANAEGGTDMAQAQAQLDVARAATVAAQARLAQATLRAPTDARVLQREVEPGQIVQPGKALLGLALVGPIQLVAQVDERFLDQLRPGQSAAVLADAFPGQRFAARVLSLAPAVDAQRGAIEVEFALAGEAPAFLREDMTLSVEVETARMDAALVLPQSALRAPAQGDRAEVLVAQDGRALVRSVRLGLRTLGALEVQDGLAEGDVVLQSGGTAAGARVRPHVVDWRPAAVPLATKAEDAGGAMANAMGR, encoded by the coding sequence GTGACGCTGCCTCGGCGTGGACTCTGGCTTGGCGCGGCTTTGCTGCTCGGCGCATCGGTGCTGGCGGGCTCCACCTGGCTGCGCGGACCGCAGGTGGATGTGATCGAGGTGCGGCGTGCGCCATTGGTGCGTACCCTGCAGTTTTCAGCGCGGGTGGCCACGCTATCGCGTGTGGATGTGGGCAGCACCGTCACCGGCCGGGTGGCCGAAGTGCGCGTGTTGGAAGGCGCCGCCGTGCGCGCGGGCGACGTGCTGGTGCAACTGGAAGACCAGGAATGGCGCGCCGCACTGGCGCAGGCGCAGGCGGCGGAAAGTCAGGCGCGGGCGCACCTGACCGGCTTGCGCAGCAGCGCACGCACGGCGACCCGTGCGGCGCTGGCGCAGGCACAGGCCACGCAGCGCGCGGCCCAGGCGGTGCTGGTGCGTGCGCAGCAGCTCGTGGCCCAGGGTTTCTACAGCGCCGCGCAGCTCGACGAAGCAAGCCGCGCAGCCACTGTGGCGCAGGAGCAGGTGCGCAGCGCCAGTGCCCAGGTGCAGGCCAATGCCGAGGGGGGTACCGACATGGCCCAGGCGCAGGCCCAGCTGGATGTGGCCCGGGCCGCCACTGTCGCGGCGCAGGCGCGCCTCGCACAGGCCACGCTGCGCGCCCCTACCGATGCCCGTGTGCTGCAGCGCGAAGTGGAGCCGGGGCAGATCGTGCAGCCCGGCAAAGCGTTGTTGGGTTTGGCGCTGGTCGGTCCGATACAGCTCGTCGCCCAGGTGGATGAACGCTTCCTGGATCAGTTGCGGCCTGGCCAGAGTGCCGCCGTGTTGGCCGACGCCTTTCCTGGGCAACGCTTTGCGGCGCGGGTGCTCAGTCTGGCTCCTGCAGTGGATGCGCAGCGCGGCGCCATCGAGGTGGAATTTGCACTCGCCGGAGAAGCACCGGCGTTTCTGCGTGAAGACATGACGCTTTCCGTCGAGGTGGAAACCGCCCGGATGGACGCCGCGCTGGTGCTGCCGCAATCAGCCCTGCGTGCGCCAGCGCAGGGTGATCGGGCCGAGGTGCTGGTGGCGCAGGACGGCCGTGCGCTTGTGCGCAGTGTGCGCCTGGGTCTGCGCACTTTGGGCGCTTTGGAAGTGCAGGATGGACTGGCCGAGGGCGATGTGGTGCTGCAAAGTGGCGGTACGGCGGCCGGTGCGCGCGTGCGCCCCCATGTGGTTGACTGGCGCCCCGCTGCGGTACCGCTGGCAACCAAGGCCGAAGATGCCGGGGGCGCCATGGCCAACGCCATGGGGCGCTGA
- the ruvB gene encoding Holliday junction branch migration DNA helicase RuvB translates to MTIQTDDFAPAPPKRMVSAAPTSPQEEAIERALRPKLMQEYVGQAKAREQLEIFIGAARHRGEALDHVLLFGPPGLGKTTLSHIIAAELGVNLRQTSGPVLEKPKDLAALLTNLEKNDVLFIDEIHRLSPVVEEILYPALEDYQIDIMIGEGPAARSIKLDLQPFTLVGATTRAGMLTNPLRDRFGIVARLEFYTPEELARIVTRSATLLGTPMDPEGGVELARRSRGTPRIANRLLRRVRDYAQVKGTGRITLDMANRALAMLDVDPQGFDVMDRKLLEAVIHRFDGGPVGLDNIAASIGEEAGTIEDVIEPYLIQQGFLQRTPRGRIATLAAYRHLGVAAPQRADGLFDAGAAK, encoded by the coding sequence GTGACCATCCAAACCGACGACTTCGCCCCCGCTCCCCCCAAGCGCATGGTGTCTGCAGCGCCCACTTCGCCGCAAGAAGAGGCCATCGAGCGTGCGCTGCGGCCCAAGCTGATGCAGGAATACGTGGGCCAGGCCAAGGCGCGTGAGCAACTGGAGATTTTCATTGGTGCGGCGCGCCACCGGGGTGAGGCGCTGGACCACGTGCTGCTGTTTGGCCCGCCGGGGCTGGGCAAGACGACGCTCTCGCACATCATTGCAGCCGAGCTGGGCGTGAACCTGCGCCAGACCAGCGGGCCGGTGCTTGAAAAGCCCAAGGACCTCGCGGCGTTGCTGACCAACCTGGAGAAGAACGACGTTCTGTTCATTGACGAGATCCACCGGCTCTCGCCCGTGGTCGAGGAAATCCTCTATCCGGCGCTGGAGGACTACCAGATCGACATCATGATCGGCGAAGGCCCGGCGGCGCGCTCCATCAAGCTCGATCTGCAGCCCTTCACCCTGGTGGGCGCTACCACAAGGGCGGGCATGCTGACCAACCCGCTGCGCGACCGTTTTGGCATTGTGGCGCGGCTGGAGTTTTATACGCCCGAGGAGCTGGCCCGCATTGTCACGCGCAGTGCGACCCTGCTGGGCACGCCCATGGACCCCGAAGGGGGCGTCGAGCTGGCGCGTCGCTCCCGGGGCACGCCGCGCATTGCCAACCGGCTGCTGCGCCGCGTGCGGGACTATGCGCAGGTCAAGGGTACCGGGCGCATTACGCTGGACATGGCGAACCGTGCGCTGGCCATGCTCGATGTCGATCCGCAGGGCTTTGACGTGATGGACCGCAAACTCCTGGAGGCCGTGATCCACCGCTTTGACGGCGGCCCCGTGGGGCTGGACAACATTGCCGCCAGCATTGGCGAAGAGGCGGGCACCATCGAAGATGTGATCGAGCCCTACCTGATCCAGCAAGGATTTCTGCAGCGCACGCCCCGCGGGCGTATTGCCACCCTTGCTGCGTACCGGCACCTCGGTGTTGCAGCGCCACAGCGGGCCGACGGTTTGTTCGACGCTGGGGCGGCCAAGTGA